AGCTCGGCCATGGCCGCGGCGTGCGTCGCGCCGAGATAGCCGGTGCCGATCACGGTGATCTTGAGGGCCATGGATGCTCCTGGTGGGGGTGTCGTCGCTGCGCGCCCGAGCATAGCCGCGGCGTGTCGGCTCCCCTCACGGGGCGGTTGCCGGGCGGGAGGCCCTGTCGCCAAACTCACGTATCACTCGGGTGGGCGGACCTTTAAAATTTGAGTTACTTAACGGTAATTAGCGTCGGTGACCGTAGCGTTTTGGAGCGTGAGACACCTTGGCCGGATCGGCTGACTTCGACCTGTACCGCCCGTCCGAGGAGCACGACATGCTCCGCGACGCCATCCGCTCGCTCTCCGAGGCGAAGATCGCGCCGTTCGCCGCCGCGGTGGACGAGGAGGCCCGGTTCCCGCAGGAGGCGCTGGACGCCCTGGTGGCGAGCGACCTGCACGCGGTGCACGTTCCCGAGTCGTACGGCGGCGCCGGCGCGGACGCCCTCGCCACGGTGATCGTGATCGAGGAGGTGGCGCGGGCCTGCGTGTCCTCCTCGCTGATCCCCGCGGTGAACAAACTGGGCTCCCTGCCGGTGATCCTCTCGGGCTCCGAGGACCTGAAGAAGAAGTACCTGACGCCGCTCGCCAAGGGCGACGCGATGTTCTCGTACGCCCTCTCCGAGCCTGACGCCGGTTCGGACGCGGCCGGCATGAAGACCAAGGCGGTCCGCGACGGCGACCACTGGATCCTGAACGGCGTGAAGCGCTGGATCACCAACGCCGGGGTCTCCGAGTACTACACGGTGATGGCCGTGACGGACCCGTCGAAGCGCAGCAAGGGAATCTCGGCGTTCGTCGTGGAGAAGTCCGACCCGGGCGTCTCCTTCGGTGCCCCGGAGAAGAAGCTCGGCATCAAGGGCTCCCCGAC
This Streptomyces sp. NBC_00377 DNA region includes the following protein-coding sequences:
- a CDS encoding acyl-CoA dehydrogenase family protein produces the protein MAGSADFDLYRPSEEHDMLRDAIRSLSEAKIAPFAAAVDEEARFPQEALDALVASDLHAVHVPESYGGAGADALATVIVIEEVARACVSSSLIPAVNKLGSLPVILSGSEDLKKKYLTPLAKGDAMFSYALSEPDAGSDAAGMKTKAVRDGDHWILNGVKRWITNAGVSEYYTVMAVTDPSKRSKGISAFVVEKSDPGVSFGAPEKKLGIKGSPTREVYFDNVRIPADRMIGEEGTGFLTAMKTLDHTRITIAAQALGVAQGAFDYAKGYVQERKQFGKAIADFQGIQFMLADMAMKIEAARQLTYAAAAKSERLDADLTFQGAAAKCFASDVAMEVTTDAVQLLGGYGYTRDYPVERMMRDAKITQIYEGTNQVQRIVMARNLP